The proteins below come from a single Zonotrichia leucophrys gambelii isolate GWCS_2022_RI chromosome 3, RI_Zleu_2.0, whole genome shotgun sequence genomic window:
- the LOC135445314 gene encoding glutathione S-transferase-like, whose protein sequence is MSGKPKLHYFNGRGRMETIRWLLAVAGVEFEESYLEKKEDLIKIQKDGSLLFQQVPMVEIDGMKLVQTRAIANYISTKYNLYGKDVKERALIDMYVEGMFDLNELLMMYVIQPADKKQEYFANMMDKAENRYFPVFEKVLKDHGKDFLVGNQLTRADVQLLEIILMAEEYKPDILAKFPLLQSFKARISNIPTIKKFLQPGSQRKPRTTEEDVARAMKIFRS, encoded by the exons ATGTCTGGAAAACCCAAGCTGCACTACTTCAATGGACGTGGTCGCATGGAAACGATTCGGTGGCTCCTGGCAGTAGCTGGGGTTGAG TTTGAAGAATCttacctggaaaaaaaggaggatcTGATAAAGATACAGAAGG ATGGATCCCTGCTCTTTCAGCAAGTGCCAATGGTAGAGATCGATGGGATGAAGCTGGTGCAGACCAGAGCCATTGCCAACTACATATCAACCAAGTACAACCTCTACGGGAAGGACGTGAAGGAGAGAGCCCT AATCGATATGTACGTGGAAGGAATGTTCGATCTGAATGAGTTACTCATGATGTATGTTATCCAACCAGCAGACAAAAAGCAGGAATATTTTGCAAATATGATGGACAAGGCTGAAAACAGATACTTCCCAGTCTTTGAGAAG GTTTTGAAAGACCATGGAAAAGACTTTCTGGTTGGCAACCAGCTGACCAGGGCAGATGTTCAATTGCTTGAAATCATTTTGATGGCAGAGGAGTACAAACCTGATATACTTGCCAAATTTCCTCTCTTGCAG aGTTTCAAAGCAAGAATAAGCAATATCCCCACAATAAAGAaattcctgcagcctggcagccagAGGAAACCACGAACAACAGAGGAAGATGTCGCTAGAGCAATGAAAATATTCCGCTCTTGA
- the LOC135445316 gene encoding glutathione S-transferase-like — translation MSGKPKLHYFNGRGRMEPIRWLLAAAGVEFEESYLEEKEDLTKLQNDGSLLFQQVPMVEIDGMKLVQTRAIANYISTKYNLYGKDVKERALIDMYVEGMFDLNELLMKYGYLPPGKRDENFANMIDKAENRYFPAFEKVLKGHGKGFLVGNQLSRADVQLLEIILMAEECKPDILAKFPLLQSFKARISNIPTIKKFLQPGSQRKPLITEEELPKVIKIFY, via the exons ATGTCTGGAAAACCCAAGCTGCACTACTTCAATGGACGTGGTCGCATGGAACCAATTCGgtggctcctggcagcagctggggttgAG tTTGAAGAATCTTAcctggaagaaaaggaggatcTGACAAAGTTACAGAATG ATGGATCCCTGCTCTTTCAGCAAGTGCCAATGGTAGAGATCGATGGGATGAAGCTGGTGCAGACCAGAGCCATTGCCAACTACATATCAACCAAGTACAACCTCTACGGGAAGGACGTGAAGGAGAGAGCCCT AATCGATATGTACGTGGAAGGAATGTTCGATCTGAATGAGTTACTCATGAAATATGGCTACTTACCACCAGGCAAAAGGGACGAAAATTTTGCAAATATGATAGACAAGGCTGAAAACAGATACTTCCCAGCCTTTGAGAAG GTTTTGAAAGGCCATGGAAAAGGCTTTCTGGTTGGCAaccagctgagcagggcagatgTTCAATTACTTGAAATCATTTTAATGGCAGAGGAGTGCAAACCTGATATACTTGCCAAATTTCCTCTCTTGCAG aGTTTCAAAGCAAGAATAAGCAATATCCCCACAATAAAGAaattcctgcagcctggcagccagAGGAAACCGCTAATAACCGAGGAAGAGTTACCCAAAGTGATCAAAATTTTCTACTGA